The nucleotide sequence GAGGTCACCCGCGACCACCTGCACGCCTTCCGGCAGCTTGGCGCGCAGCGGATCCCGGGTCATGGCCCGGACTTCGTGGCCACCGTGCACCAACTGGCCGACCAGGTGCCTGCCGACGGTTCCGGTCGCCCCGGTCACGAGAATGGTCATCGCTTCTCCTCCGAACGTAGTCGTGATCCGGCATCGAGCGGATGTTCACCGCTCGCGCCGGGCCTCGGCGGGAAGGCGCCAGAAGCCCGGCTTCACCGCCGCCAGACCGCGTCTGGCGACGTCTGGCGGGACGCGGCTCACAGCTTCCAGGCGATCTCCCTTCCCGGCCGGTAACCACAGTTCGCTCCCGTGTGGACGGACGCGCGGAGGAACTCCGCGGCGGCCGGATGCCGTTCTCCCAGCCGCCGCAGGGAGTCTCGGATCCGGCCGGTCACCGCCTTGCGGGCCCGTTCCGCCTCGTCGCCGAGACGGCGGGGCCTGCCGTGGAGACCGGTGGCCCGGCGAAGCTGGTCGAGCAGGGCCTCACGTTCACGGTCCAGCGCCGCCGCCAGGACGTCGTTCTCCAGCTCGGTCGCCCGTTCGAGTTCGTCGTCGAGCAGGCGCAAACGTTCGCGGAACCGGGTTTTCGACTGTTCGTCGAGGACGGGATCGCCGCCGAGCCCCCGGGCGGCGGTGACGAGTTCGCCGCCTGCCGGGTTGAGCAGCCGCACCGCGGGTACGTCGCTTCCCGGATGCCTGAGCAGGTAGTGCAGATCGCGCAATCCCTTGGCGTCCGGCAAGGTCACGGAGCGGCCGTCGAAGCCGACGGTCCACACGTCGCCGTCGAACCGGAACACGTTCGCGCCACCGGTGGGCGCCGGAGCCTTGATCCGTTCGGCGAAGCCCGTCAGGCCCAGCTCCGCCGCCTCGGCGGTGGCCGTCGCGACCAGCTCCGTCGCGGTGGCCTCGTCCCCTGGTCCGGCTCGGCCGCGCAGCGCGGCGGCGAGCGAGAGCCGGGCTTCCAGCGACCACGGCCGCGCGTGCAGCCGGTCGGCCGCCGCCCTGGCCTGGGTGAACCCGCGGACGGCGTCGTCCCATCGGTGCTCCGACGCGTCGAGTTTGGCCATCCACAAGGAAAAGGGGCCGTCGACCGTGGCTCCGGCGGTGACCGCCCATTGCCCGAGCAGCGGCCGGAGGGTGACGCGGGCGGCCGCGCACAGTCCGGCGTCCCCGGAGGCGGCGGCGGTCTGAGCCTGGAACCGGATCCAGAGCGGGGCGAACCAGCCATGGTGGTGATCCCGCGCCCCTTCGGCGGCGAATTCCTCGAGATACCGCAGGGCGTGGTCGAGCTCGCCCTTCTGGATCGCGGTGGTCGCCTTGATCAACCGCGGATACGGATGGGTGTCGTCGCCCATGTCGGCGAGCAGGCGTTCGGCCTCGTCGAAGCGGCCCTGTGCCAGTTCCAGCGCCCACCGGAGATGCCTGCTGACGCGGATGCTGTTGACGTAGGGCTGGTCACTGCTGGCCATCGCGGCGTCGATGGCGGCGCGGGCCTCGTCGAAGCGTCCGGCGAGCGTCGCGAAGGTGGTCCGGCTCCAGCCCGCTTCGAACCGGAACCAGGCCAGTCCGGAGCGCTCGGCCATGGCGACGAAGCCTTGGTGTTCTTCCCGGCAGCGGGGATCGCCTTGTTCGAGCAAGGCGCCCACCCGCAGCTGCGAGGCCTGGAGTTCGAGGGCGAGGTCACCGGTGCGCCGGGCGAGCACGGTGACCTCCTCGGTGATGGCCAGCCGCTCGGACGCGGTGCCGGGGCCCAGGATGGCGTCGTGCCTGGCGATCAGGCTCTTGGCCAGCGCCTGGTCGTCTTGTCCCGCCCTGGCCGCCGAGGTGGCGTGCGCGCTCAGTTCCCTGGCGGCGCGGTCGAGACCGCCGGGCCCGCCGGCGTCGCCGACGAGTTTGAGGTAGGCCATCGTGACCAGGTCGACCTCGATCTTGTCCTTTCTGGTCGGATGGCTCAGGCCGAGCAGCGTCAGCGCCGCGTCGGCCAGCAATTCGTGTTCGTCCAGCTCCCCGGCGCGGCGTATGACACTCTCGAAGGTGCGCCGTCCGCCCTCGAGTTCGGCGGAGAGGTATTGCGCGGTGCCGAGGTCGAGGGCGATCCGCATCCATTGTCTCGGGTGGCCTTCAGGGAGGGTGTCGAGCGCTCGTTGGTAGTGGCGCGCCGCCTCCTCCCAAGCCAATCTGCGTGACGCGTCTTCCGCGGCGTCGAGAAGGATGCCGACCACTTCGGCCGCGGTCAGCAAGGAGGCGGCCCGAGTGGCGTGCTTGGCCAGATCCGCCGGCATGACCTCTCTGGCCAGTGAAGGACGTTTGCGCAGCCCGCGAATCACCGCGGCATGCAGTTCCCGCCGCGACTTCTCGTCGAGGGAGTCGTAAAGCAGCTCTCGCACCAAATCGTGTGCGAACGCGTGACGGCCTTCGCCGGCGTGCACGATGAGCCGCGCGGAAACCGCCTGGTCCAGTAGAGCGTCCAGCCCCGGCTCCGCCTTCACCGCTTTGAGGAGCTTCCGGGAGAACTCGTGGCCGAGTACCGCGGCCCGGGTCAGCGTTCCGGCCACTTCGGGAGGAAGGGACGCCAGCCGCCGGTCCAGTGCCGCCCGGATTCCCGGCGTCACGCCGGTGAGAAAACCGTTGCTGTGCCAGAGATGCGCCACCTGCTCGATGAAGAAGGGGTTGCCGCCGGTGCGCAGGTGGATTTCCGAAACCGTGGCGGCGTCCGGGGCGCGGCCGGTCGTGCGGGCCACCAGTTCGCTCACCCCGCACTGGTCGAGACCGGCGAGCGGGATCACGGTCGCTCTGGCGACCAGTTCGGACAGCAGCGCGCCGAGCCGGTGTCCCGGCGGCTCGATCTCGGCGTCGCGATAGGTGCCGATCACCAGCACGCGGTAGAGGCCGATGTGCTGGGTGACGAACTGGAGCAGCTTGACCGAAGCACGGTCGGCCCAATGCAGATCCTCCATCACCACCACGACCGGCCGATGTCGTGAG is from Amycolatopsis lurida and encodes:
- a CDS encoding ATP-binding protein, with the translated sequence MVISEPIAREHPAALLAAEIRRVRESHGGLVLVTGEAGIGKSTLVTHAVQGTSVPETLVLDSACWGEEGAPDYWPWIQLIRRYRRACPREWADTEAAVLKPLSALLGENPSPSAGDRGFRLHDAVTTLLTAASRHRPVVVVMEDLHWADRASVKLLQFVTQHIGLYRVLVIGTYRDAEIEPPGHRLGALLSELVARATVIPLAGLDQCGVSELVARTTGRAPDAATVSEIHLRTGGNPFFIEQVAHLWHSNGFLTGVTPGIRAALDRRLASLPPEVAGTLTRAAVLGHEFSRKLLKAVKAEPGLDALLDQAVSARLIVHAGEGRHAFAHDLVRELLYDSLDEKSRRELHAAVIRGLRKRPSLAREVMPADLAKHATRAASLLTAAEVVGILLDAAEDASRRLAWEEAARHYQRALDTLPEGHPRQWMRIALDLGTAQYLSAELEGGRRTFESVIRRAGELDEHELLADAALTLLGLSHPTRKDKIEVDLVTMAYLKLVGDAGGPGGLDRAARELSAHATSAARAGQDDQALAKSLIARHDAILGPGTASERLAITEEVTVLARRTGDLALELQASQLRVGALLEQGDPRCREEHQGFVAMAERSGLAWFRFEAGWSRTTFATLAGRFDEARAAIDAAMASSDQPYVNSIRVSRHLRWALELAQGRFDEAERLLADMGDDTHPYPRLIKATTAIQKGELDHALRYLEEFAAEGARDHHHGWFAPLWIRFQAQTAAASGDAGLCAAARVTLRPLLGQWAVTAGATVDGPFSLWMAKLDASEHRWDDAVRGFTQARAAADRLHARPWSLEARLSLAAALRGRAGPGDEATATELVATATAEAAELGLTGFAERIKAPAPTGGANVFRFDGDVWTVGFDGRSVTLPDAKGLRDLHYLLRHPGSDVPAVRLLNPAGGELVTAARGLGGDPVLDEQSKTRFRERLRLLDDELERATELENDVLAAALDREREALLDQLRRATGLHGRPRRLGDEAERARKAVTGRIRDSLRRLGERHPAAAEFLRASVHTGANCGYRPGREIAWKL